TCCACTTTAACGCCGCTTTTGCTCTATCACCCCCCTCGCACAAGAATGCCGGCTGTCTCTGAAACGCTTCAAAACCTCTCACCGCGCCCCTTTTGGCCCTGCTTGTCCTCATGATGCGAAACCGCTGGCCTCGGCACGGCCCGGTTGCATTCGCCGGCGGCGTGCGCTACCATACGCCAGCGCCCTCAGGGCCGCAACCCAGACCACGGGAGGACGCCGTGCTGCCCGACATGGAAGAATTCGAGGACATGGTGGCCCAGGCCTACGCCGAGGTCCCCGAGGAGTTTCGGCAACTCCTGGAGAACGTCGAGATTTGTGTGGAAGAGCGGCCGTCCCTCGAGACCCTCCGCGAGATGGGCCTGGAAGGCCGGGGGACGTTGCTGGGCCTCTACCAGGGGGTCCCCCGCACCGCCCGCAGCGCCTTCGCCGACCCCCTCTACCCCGACCGCATCGTCCTCTACCGCCGACCCATCCTCCGGATGTGCCGAAACCGCCGGCAGGTGGTGGAACAGGTCCGCATCACCCTCGTCCACGAGATCGCCCACCACTTCGGCATCTCCGACGAGCGCCTCCGCAAGCTGGGGTACTGAGACCGTTCGCGTGGCCCGCGGGCAGTACCAGATGATGGATGGGACCCTTTACGTTGTCGCGCTCTCCGCGCACGCGAACCGCGCTCCCTTCTCCCGGGTGAAATTCCGGTAAGCGGC
This genomic interval from Acidobacteriota bacterium contains the following:
- a CDS encoding metallopeptidase family protein, producing the protein MPDMEEFEDMVAQAYAEVPEEFRQLLENVEICVEERPSLETLREMGLEGRGTLLGLYQGVPRTARSAFADPLYPDRIVLYRRPILRMCRNRRQVVEQVRITLVHEIAHHFGISDERLRKLGY